One Curtobacterium sp. BH-2-1-1 genomic region harbors:
- a CDS encoding glycoside hydrolase family 6 protein, which yields MPSLEGTRGRRSPGRRQWTWIGLAAVVVAALVVTLVLVLPRGTEPTGRQVAERKTASEAFPGGLAEQPEAENQPGKRESEARADGDDTTARKIAIIADEPIATWLTNTSVSETRQTIRDVVRSAERQRKTPVFVLYNVPDRDCGSYSKGGTAADEYLPWVRSAVRAMAGSRAVVLVEPDAIAQIQVCKRLEQDRLPLIRKAVDELSGHGLTVYLDGGNENRVPTATMAKWLREAGVDRVQGFFTNVSNFYRVDQERAYADRLADAIGGDPHFVIDVSRNGQGWRGTWCNPDGAGLGQAPHVTRGSTRLDALLWVKTPGLSDGTCNGGPAAGQWWESYALGLVENRKQD from the coding sequence ATGCCGAGTCTCGAGGGAACCCGTGGACGCCGCAGCCCCGGCCGTCGTCAGTGGACGTGGATCGGGCTCGCCGCGGTCGTCGTCGCCGCGCTCGTCGTGACGCTCGTGCTGGTGCTCCCCCGCGGCACCGAGCCCACCGGCAGGCAGGTCGCCGAGCGGAAGACGGCGTCCGAGGCGTTCCCCGGCGGCCTCGCGGAGCAGCCCGAGGCCGAGAACCAACCCGGCAAGCGGGAGTCCGAGGCGCGTGCCGACGGCGACGACACCACGGCCCGGAAGATCGCCATCATCGCGGACGAGCCGATCGCCACCTGGCTGACGAACACCTCGGTGTCCGAGACGCGTCAGACCATCCGGGACGTCGTCCGCAGCGCCGAGCGGCAGCGGAAGACACCGGTGTTCGTCCTCTACAACGTCCCGGACCGCGACTGCGGCAGCTACTCCAAGGGCGGGACCGCCGCGGACGAGTACCTGCCGTGGGTCCGGTCGGCGGTGCGGGCCATGGCGGGTTCCCGGGCCGTCGTGCTCGTCGAGCCGGACGCCATCGCCCAGATCCAGGTGTGCAAGCGCCTCGAGCAGGACCGCCTGCCCCTGATCCGCAAGGCCGTCGACGAGCTCAGCGGCCACGGCCTCACCGTGTACCTCGACGGCGGGAACGAGAACCGCGTGCCGACGGCGACGATGGCGAAGTGGCTGCGCGAGGCCGGGGTCGACCGGGTGCAGGGCTTCTTCACGAACGTCTCGAACTTCTACCGGGTCGACCAGGAACGCGCCTACGCCGACCGGCTCGCGGACGCGATCGGCGGCGACCCGCACTTCGTCATCGACGTCTCGCGCAACGGTCAGGGTTGGCGCGGCACGTGGTGCAACCCGGACGGCGCCGGCCTCGGCCAGGCCCCGCACGTCACCCGCGGTTCCACCCGGCTCGACGCGCTGCTGTGGGTGAAGACGCCGGGGCTGAGCGACGGCACCTGCAACGGCGGGCCGGCCGCCGGACAGTGGTGGGAGTCGTACGCCCTCGGGCTCGTGGAGAACCGCAAGCAGGACTGA
- a CDS encoding protealysin inhibitor emfourin encodes MHIDVRRSGGIAGTTRGWRVDTDACDDQGGWSELVGALPRDAPRAPAPGVRDDFTWTITVERTTVTIPGTRLDGPWAALVTRVRAEGTPT; translated from the coding sequence ATGCACATCGACGTCCGCCGCAGTGGGGGCATCGCCGGCACCACCAGGGGCTGGCGCGTCGACACCGATGCCTGCGACGACCAGGGCGGGTGGTCGGAGCTCGTCGGTGCCCTGCCCCGCGACGCCCCGAGAGCCCCTGCGCCGGGCGTCCGCGACGACTTCACGTGGACGATCACCGTCGAACGGACGACGGTCACGATCCCCGGCACCCGCCTCGACGGCCCGTGGGCGGCGCTCGTGACGCGCGTGCGGGCCGAGGGCACCCCGACCTGA
- the rpsO gene encoding 30S ribosomal protein S15: protein MALDAKVKQEIIEEYATHPGDTGSPEVQVAVLTRRINDLNEHLKEHKHDHHSRRGLLLMVGQRRRLLGYLSDVDIARYRALIERLGLRR, encoded by the coding sequence ATGGCACTTGACGCGAAGGTCAAGCAGGAGATCATCGAAGAGTACGCGACCCACCCGGGCGACACCGGTTCCCCCGAGGTCCAGGTCGCCGTTCTGACGCGTCGTATCAACGACCTGAACGAGCACCTCAAGGAGCACAAGCACGACCACCACTCGCGTCGTGGTCTGCTGCTCATGGTCGGTCAGCGTCGCCGTCTCCTCGGTTACCTCTCCGACGTCGACATCGCCCGCTACCGTGCGCTCATCGAGCGTCTCGGCCTGCGTCGCTAG
- a CDS encoding aldo/keto reductase, with amino-acid sequence MQVGAPTIELNDGHRFPELGLGTYGLNGDEGAAAVGTAIAGGYRLLDTALNYGNEDAVGKAVRESEVAREDLVVTSKLPGRHHGYDEAHRSIDETLGNLGLDSVDLYLIHWPNPSVDKFVDTWKAFVDLRDSGKVRSIGVSNFTPEHLRRIVDATGVAPAVNQVELHPYFPQGELRKVHQELGIVTESWSPLAKRSELLTEQPIVDAAAAHGVTPGQVVLRWHVQIGAVPVPKSGDAARQRENLDVFGFELTDAEVAAISGLERGRLWDGDPDTHEEM; translated from the coding sequence ATGCAGGTCGGCGCACCGACCATCGAGCTGAACGACGGACACCGGTTCCCGGAGCTCGGCCTCGGCACCTACGGGCTGAACGGCGACGAGGGCGCGGCGGCCGTCGGGACGGCGATCGCGGGCGGCTACCGGCTGCTCGACACCGCGCTCAACTACGGCAACGAGGACGCCGTCGGCAAGGCCGTCCGCGAGTCCGAGGTGGCACGCGAGGACCTCGTCGTCACGTCGAAGCTCCCCGGCCGCCACCACGGCTACGACGAGGCGCACCGCTCGATCGACGAGACCCTCGGCAACCTGGGCCTCGACTCGGTCGACCTGTACCTGATCCACTGGCCGAACCCGTCGGTGGACAAGTTCGTCGACACCTGGAAGGCCTTCGTCGACCTCCGCGACAGCGGCAAGGTCCGCTCGATCGGCGTCTCGAACTTCACCCCGGAGCACCTGCGTCGCATCGTGGACGCCACTGGTGTCGCCCCGGCCGTGAACCAGGTCGAGCTGCACCCGTACTTCCCGCAGGGCGAACTGCGGAAGGTGCACCAGGAGCTCGGCATCGTCACCGAGAGCTGGAGCCCCCTCGCGAAGCGGTCGGAACTCCTCACGGAGCAGCCGATCGTCGACGCCGCCGCCGCGCACGGGGTCACCCCCGGGCAGGTCGTGCTCCGCTGGCACGTCCAGATCGGTGCCGTCCCGGTGCCGAAGTCCGGCGACGCGGCCCGGCAGCGCGAGAACCTCGACGTCTTCGGCTTCGAGCTGACCGACGCCGAGGTCGCGGCGATCTCCGGCCTCGAGCGCGGACGCCTCTGGGACGGCGACCCGGACACGCACGAAGAGATGTAG
- a CDS encoding ATP-binding domain-containing protein, which produces MSEPTEIDRERGYVDGLFGRLDELTAEAEQRLAETRRQAVGGNHQSRSERDAYARLYEDTIATLERVGDRLVFGRLEVSEPDSDEDSFRYIGRVGLRDRDHRPLLLDWRVPGASAFYQATAAHPMGMRARRHLTLDGRSVVGIEDEVFDATLYDDERTHLQGEGALLAAVTAERTGRMTDIVATIQGEQDRIIRSPLEGVLIVQGGPGTGKTAVALHRAAYLLYSYRERLRGSGVLMVGPSPAFLTYIEQVLPSLGETGVVMASLGSLYPGVHATKHDQRDVAAVKGSAEMAQLLRRAVRSRQVVPTESVTLDVEGERLVVPPELVADAMKRAQDRGKPHNAARVTFNKTALDAMTRLLAEQLRQRGTTVDEADEKVLREDIRSSYDARVLLNTAWLPLPPEKLLEDLYARPNWLASLTPHWTPERRALLLRERGAAFTVEDVPLLDEAAELLGPFDPTGGAAKRAAKASRNRDIENARQAIENMGVEGIVTAEQVAGSFAEGGDPRSTAERAAEDREWTYGHIVVDEAQELSPMQWRVLARRNPLRSFTIVGDMAQGSSPGAARTWDDVVGALARRRRGRAPQVPIEHRVEELTVNYRTPRSIVEAAGAFADAAGLAVTRTEAVRDGDPVVRVTSSRAEVLDTVAAIVGSEREHIGAGTIGVIVPEADVDAVRERLARTEVDVRSLGSPRPGSVTVLTGADAKGLEFDGVLLVDPERVGADAARAAAAVYVAMTRPTRRLTVVDVA; this is translated from the coding sequence GTGTCAGAACCGACCGAGATCGACCGCGAGCGCGGCTACGTGGACGGCCTGTTCGGCCGTCTCGACGAGCTGACCGCCGAGGCCGAGCAGCGTCTCGCCGAAACCCGCCGTCAAGCGGTCGGCGGGAACCACCAGAGCCGCAGTGAACGCGATGCGTACGCCCGGCTCTACGAGGACACCATCGCGACGCTCGAGCGCGTCGGCGACCGCCTGGTCTTCGGGCGGCTCGAGGTGTCCGAGCCGGACAGCGACGAGGACTCGTTCCGCTACATCGGTCGCGTGGGCCTGCGGGACCGCGACCACCGACCGCTCCTGCTCGACTGGCGCGTCCCCGGTGCCAGCGCCTTCTACCAGGCGACCGCCGCGCACCCGATGGGCATGCGCGCCCGCCGGCACCTGACCCTCGACGGCCGCAGCGTCGTCGGCATCGAGGACGAGGTCTTCGACGCCACGCTCTACGACGACGAGCGCACGCACCTGCAGGGCGAGGGCGCGCTCCTCGCCGCGGTCACCGCCGAGCGCACCGGCCGGATGACGGACATCGTCGCGACGATCCAGGGCGAGCAGGACCGGATCATCCGCTCCCCGCTCGAGGGCGTCCTCATCGTCCAGGGCGGCCCCGGCACGGGCAAGACCGCCGTGGCCCTGCACCGTGCGGCCTACCTGCTGTACTCGTACCGCGAGCGGCTCCGGGGGTCCGGCGTGCTCATGGTCGGCCCGTCGCCGGCGTTCCTGACCTACATCGAGCAGGTGCTCCCGTCGCTCGGCGAGACCGGCGTGGTGATGGCCTCGCTCGGCTCGCTCTACCCGGGCGTGCACGCGACGAAGCACGACCAGCGCGACGTCGCCGCGGTGAAGGGCTCGGCCGAGATGGCGCAGCTGCTCCGTCGCGCGGTGCGGTCCCGCCAGGTCGTCCCGACCGAGTCGGTCACGCTCGACGTCGAGGGGGAGCGGCTCGTCGTGCCGCCCGAGCTCGTCGCCGACGCCATGAAGCGCGCGCAGGACCGCGGGAAGCCCCACAACGCCGCCCGCGTCACGTTCAACAAGACCGCGCTCGACGCGATGACGCGGTTGCTCGCCGAGCAGCTCCGCCAGCGCGGGACCACCGTCGACGAGGCGGACGAGAAGGTCCTGCGCGAGGACATCCGGTCGTCGTACGACGCCCGCGTGCTCCTCAACACCGCGTGGCTGCCGCTGCCGCCGGAGAAGCTCCTCGAGGACCTGTACGCCCGGCCGAACTGGCTCGCCTCGCTCACCCCCCACTGGACCCCGGAGCGCCGGGCCCTGCTGCTGCGTGAGCGGGGAGCCGCGTTCACGGTCGAGGACGTCCCGCTCCTCGACGAGGCCGCCGAGCTCCTCGGCCCGTTCGACCCGACCGGCGGGGCCGCAAAGCGCGCGGCGAAGGCCAGCCGCAACCGCGACATCGAGAACGCCCGCCAGGCCATCGAGAACATGGGCGTCGAGGGCATCGTCACCGCCGAGCAGGTCGCCGGCTCCTTCGCCGAGGGCGGCGACCCCCGCTCCACCGCCGAGCGCGCCGCCGAGGACCGCGAGTGGACCTACGGCCACATCGTCGTCGACGAGGCGCAGGAGCTCTCCCCGATGCAGTGGCGGGTGCTCGCCCGCCGGAACCCGCTCCGCTCGTTCACGATCGTGGGGGACATGGCGCAGGGGTCCTCGCCCGGGGCCGCCCGCACGTGGGACGACGTCGTCGGCGCCCTCGCCCGCCGTCGTCGGGGCCGCGCGCCCCAGGTGCCGATCGAGCACCGCGTCGAGGAACTCACGGTGAACTACCGCACGCCGCGCTCGATCGTCGAGGCCGCCGGGGCCTTCGCGGACGCCGCCGGCCTCGCGGTGACCCGGACCGAGGCCGTCCGCGACGGCGACCCCGTGGTGCGCGTCACGTCCAGCCGGGCCGAGGTGCTCGACACGGTCGCCGCGATCGTCGGCAGCGAGCGGGAGCACATCGGCGCCGGCACGATCGGCGTCATCGTGCCCGAGGCCGACGTGGACGCGGTCCGCGAGCGGTTGGCCCGGACCGAGGTGGACGTCCGGTCGCTCGGGTCACCCCGGCCGGGGTCCGTCACGGTGCTCACGGGTGCCGATGCGAAGGGCCTCGAGTTCGACGGCGTGCTGTTGGTCGACCCGGAGCGGGTCGGTGCGGACGCGGCGCGTGCGGCTGCTGCCGTGTACGTCGCCATGACGCGCCCGACGCGCCGCCTGACCGTCGTCGACGTCGCCTGA
- a CDS encoding VanZ family protein translates to MFRKLLLLALTAAYAWVIWRMTLTPQVFSAAQNSLVLHAIAWVQQLPHGTWFSYDRVEFLANIAMFVPVGMLAALWLPRRWWILGAVVAVVLSTGIEFAQATYLPYRVADPRDVLSNGLGGLLGATLVGLVRSLLPAPRRRRLRARTV, encoded by the coding sequence ATGTTCCGGAAGCTCCTCCTCCTCGCCCTGACCGCGGCGTACGCCTGGGTGATCTGGCGGATGACGCTGACCCCGCAGGTCTTCTCGGCGGCGCAGAACTCCCTCGTCCTGCACGCGATCGCCTGGGTGCAGCAGCTCCCGCACGGCACGTGGTTCAGCTACGACCGCGTGGAGTTCCTCGCCAACATCGCGATGTTCGTGCCCGTGGGGATGCTCGCCGCGCTGTGGCTCCCGCGCCGGTGGTGGATCCTCGGTGCGGTCGTCGCGGTCGTGCTCTCCACCGGCATCGAGTTCGCGCAGGCGACCTACCTGCCCTACCGCGTGGCCGATCCGCGCGACGTCCTGTCGAACGGCCTCGGCGGTCTGCTCGGCGCGACGCTCGTCGGCCTCGTCCGGAGCCTCTTGCCGGCACCGCGTCGGCGTCGGCTGCGCGCCAGGACCGTCTAG
- a CDS encoding FKBP-type peptidyl-prolyl cis-trans isomerase, which translates to MTDLNSKPEFDAPEGPAPTELVITDIVEGSGDVASAGSTVKVHYAGVEYETGEEFDSSWNRGEPIDFPLAALVRGWQEGIPGMKVGGRRKLVVPPELAYGPAGGGHFLSGKTLIFVIDLLGVR; encoded by the coding sequence ATGACTGACCTGAACAGCAAGCCCGAGTTCGACGCCCCCGAGGGCCCCGCCCCCACCGAGCTCGTCATCACCGACATCGTCGAGGGCTCCGGCGACGTGGCCTCCGCCGGGTCGACCGTCAAGGTGCACTACGCCGGCGTCGAGTACGAGACCGGCGAGGAGTTCGACAGCTCGTGGAACCGCGGCGAGCCGATCGACTTCCCGCTCGCCGCCCTGGTGCGCGGCTGGCAGGAGGGCATCCCCGGTATGAAGGTCGGCGGGCGCCGCAAGCTCGTCGTCCCGCCGGAGCTCGCCTACGGCCCCGCCGGCGGCGGCCACTTCCTGTCCGGCAAGACCCTGATCTTCGTCATCGACCTGCTCGGGGTCCGCTGA
- a CDS encoding CE1759 family FMN reductase yields the protein MTTIAVVSAGLSEPSSTRLLADRLGEATIAALAAPSPSGLPGGAAHVLHVDLRPLAHEITDAMLTGFAAPALSAAMATVVEADAVVFVTPIFTAGVSGLAKSFLDVLDKDSLADMPVLLGATGGTARHSLAIEHALRPVFAYLRAAVVPTGVFAATDDWGSEGDSAALDGRIRRAGEDLAWAIRASRRTPQEADALPETADFASLLGGLGHSAVRS from the coding sequence ATGACCACCATCGCCGTCGTCTCCGCCGGGCTCTCCGAGCCCAGCTCCACCCGCCTGCTCGCCGACCGCCTGGGCGAGGCCACGATCGCGGCGCTCGCCGCACCGAGCCCGTCCGGCCTGCCAGGAGGCGCGGCGCACGTCCTGCACGTCGACCTGCGTCCGCTGGCGCACGAGATCACCGACGCGATGCTCACCGGGTTCGCCGCACCGGCGCTGTCCGCCGCGATGGCGACGGTCGTCGAGGCCGACGCCGTGGTGTTCGTCACGCCGATCTTCACCGCCGGCGTGAGCGGTCTCGCGAAGTCGTTCCTCGACGTGCTCGACAAGGACTCGCTCGCCGACATGCCGGTCCTGCTCGGAGCCACCGGCGGCACCGCACGACACTCGCTCGCGATCGAGCACGCGCTGCGTCCGGTGTTCGCGTACCTCCGCGCCGCGGTCGTCCCCACCGGTGTGTTCGCCGCCACCGACGACTGGGGGAGCGAGGGCGACTCGGCCGCACTGGACGGTCGCATCCGCCGGGCCGGTGAGGACCTGGCCTGGGCGATCCGCGCCTCCCGTCGGACCCCGCAGGAAGCCGACGCGCTCCCCGAGACGGCGGACTTCGCGTCCCTGCTCGGTGGGCTCGGTCACTCGGCCGTGCGCTCTTAG
- a CDS encoding M4 family metallopeptidase, which yields MTPTDRIRSVVPPYLLRAVADAQGFPRAASAARTALASLDTVQRPKHEHRVRPQGVSGTVDRSPQRTISDAHGSTTLPGTPVRREGDPDSGDPAVDEAYTGLGDTHAFWLEVFGRVSIDGAGLPLDATVHYGQDYDNAYWDGSRMVFGDGDGEVFNRFTIAVDVIGHELAHGVTQYTADLTYEGQSGALNESISDVFGSLVAQYARRQSADQASWLIGEGLFTPAVHGVALRSMRAPGTAYDDPALGKDPQPATMAGYVDTTEDSGGVHTNSGIPNHAFYLAATAIGGNAWEGAGAVWWDALTSDAVTASIDFAGFATVTVDAARTRFGDGSAQHTAVQDAWRTVGVLD from the coding sequence ATGACCCCGACCGACCGCATCCGATCCGTCGTCCCGCCCTACCTGCTCCGCGCCGTCGCCGACGCCCAGGGCTTCCCACGCGCGGCCTCGGCGGCACGGACGGCGCTGGCGTCGCTCGACACCGTCCAGCGTCCGAAGCACGAGCACCGGGTCCGTCCGCAGGGCGTGAGCGGCACGGTCGACCGGTCGCCGCAGCGGACCATCTCCGACGCGCACGGCAGCACCACGCTCCCGGGGACCCCGGTCCGGCGCGAGGGCGACCCGGACTCCGGCGACCCCGCGGTGGACGAGGCGTACACGGGCCTCGGCGACACCCACGCCTTCTGGCTCGAGGTCTTCGGCCGGGTGTCGATCGACGGCGCAGGCCTCCCCCTCGACGCCACGGTGCACTACGGGCAGGACTACGACAACGCCTACTGGGACGGCAGCCGGATGGTGTTCGGCGACGGCGACGGCGAGGTCTTCAACCGCTTCACGATCGCGGTCGACGTCATCGGCCACGAACTCGCGCACGGCGTGACCCAGTACACCGCCGACCTCACGTACGAGGGGCAGTCCGGGGCGCTGAACGAGTCGATCAGCGACGTCTTCGGCTCGCTCGTCGCCCAGTACGCCCGACGCCAGAGCGCCGACCAGGCGTCGTGGCTCATCGGCGAGGGGCTCTTCACCCCGGCCGTGCACGGCGTCGCGCTGCGGTCGATGCGGGCTCCGGGCACCGCCTACGACGACCCGGCGCTCGGCAAGGACCCGCAGCCCGCGACGATGGCCGGGTACGTCGACACCACCGAGGACTCCGGCGGCGTGCACACGAACTCCGGCATCCCGAACCACGCCTTCTACCTGGCCGCCACGGCGATCGGCGGCAACGCGTGGGAAGGCGCCGGAGCCGTCTGGTGGGACGCCCTCACGTCCGACGCCGTCACCGCCTCGATCGACTTCGCCGGGTTCGCCACCGTCACCGTCGACGCCGCACGCACGCGCTTCGGGGACGGGTCGGCGCAGCACACCGCGGTGCAGGACGCCTGGCGCACGGTCGGCGTGCTCGACTGA
- a CDS encoding polyribonucleotide nucleotidyltransferase, with protein sequence MEGPEIKFAEAVLDNGKYGKRTVRFETGRLAQQAQGAVAAYLDEDTMLLSATSAGKHPREGFDFFPLTVDVEERSYAAGKIPGSFFRREGRPSTEAILVCRLIDRPLRPSFVDGLRNEVQIVITVLSIAPDEFYDALAINAASASTQISGLPFSGPIAGVRLALIGDQWVAFPKASQLAEAVFDLTVAGRVVTDEAGNEDVAIMMVEAEATEHSWDLIQGGATKPDEAVVAQGLEAAKPFLKQLVEAQAKMAAQSAKEIQDYPVFPPYAPEVYDAVEAIALSELGDVYKIAGKLERQDADDALKARVKEAIAAKVTAGELPESANGQVSGAYKSVTKKVVRGRILTEQIRMDGRGLADIRPLDAEVAVIPRVHGSAIFQRGETQILGVTTLNMLKMEQQIDSLSPVTKKRYLHHYNFPPYSTGETGRVGSPKRREIGHGFLAERALVPVLPSREEFPYAIRQVSEALGSNGSTSMGSVCASTLSLLNAGVPLKAPVAGIAMGLVSDTVDGQTRYAALTDILGAEDALGDMDFKVAGTSDFVTAIQLDTKLDGIPSSVLDAALKQAKEARSAILGVLNEAIDAPDEMADTAPRVISVQIPVDKIGELIGPKGKTINGIQDETGADISIEDDGTVYIGAVDGPSAEAARAQVNAIANPTNPEIGDQFLGTVVKIATFGAFVSLLPGRDGLLHVSEVRKLAGGKRVENVEDVLGVGQKILVEVTKVDDRGKLSLAPVVADEVDTEGRKGHESHAEAPAEG encoded by the coding sequence TTGGAGGGTCCCGAGATCAAGTTCGCCGAAGCCGTTCTCGACAACGGCAAGTACGGCAAGCGCACCGTCCGGTTCGAGACCGGTCGGCTCGCACAGCAGGCGCAGGGCGCTGTCGCCGCGTACCTCGACGAGGACACCATGCTCCTCTCGGCCACCAGCGCCGGCAAGCACCCGCGTGAAGGGTTCGACTTCTTCCCGCTGACCGTCGACGTCGAGGAGCGCTCGTACGCCGCCGGCAAGATCCCCGGTTCGTTCTTCCGTCGTGAAGGCCGTCCCAGCACCGAGGCGATCCTCGTCTGCCGCCTCATCGACCGGCCGCTGCGCCCGTCGTTCGTCGACGGCCTCCGCAACGAGGTCCAGATCGTCATCACCGTCCTGAGCATCGCTCCGGACGAGTTCTACGACGCGCTCGCGATCAACGCCGCGTCCGCGTCGACGCAGATCTCGGGTCTGCCGTTCTCCGGCCCGATCGCCGGTGTGCGCCTCGCGCTCATCGGTGACCAGTGGGTCGCGTTCCCGAAGGCGTCGCAGCTCGCCGAGGCCGTCTTCGACCTCACCGTCGCTGGACGTGTCGTCACGGACGAGGCCGGCAACGAGGACGTCGCCATCATGATGGTCGAGGCCGAGGCCACCGAGCACAGCTGGGACCTCATCCAGGGCGGCGCGACCAAGCCCGACGAGGCCGTCGTCGCGCAGGGGCTCGAGGCGGCGAAGCCGTTCCTCAAGCAGCTCGTCGAGGCGCAGGCGAAGATGGCCGCCCAGTCGGCCAAGGAGATCCAGGACTACCCGGTCTTCCCGCCGTACGCCCCCGAGGTCTACGACGCGGTCGAGGCCATCGCGCTGTCCGAGCTCGGCGACGTCTACAAGATCGCCGGCAAGCTCGAGCGTCAGGACGCCGACGACGCCCTGAAGGCCCGCGTCAAGGAGGCCATCGCCGCCAAGGTGACGGCCGGCGAGCTCCCCGAGAGCGCCAACGGCCAGGTCAGCGGTGCCTACAAGTCGGTCACGAAGAAGGTCGTCCGCGGCCGGATCCTGACCGAGCAGATCCGCATGGACGGTCGCGGCCTCGCCGACATCCGTCCGCTCGACGCCGAGGTCGCCGTGATCCCGCGCGTCCACGGTTCGGCGATCTTCCAGCGCGGCGAGACCCAGATCCTGGGCGTCACCACGCTGAACATGCTCAAGATGGAGCAGCAGATCGACTCGCTGTCGCCCGTCACGAAGAAGCGCTACCTGCACCACTACAACTTCCCGCCGTACTCGACGGGTGAGACCGGTCGTGTCGGTTCGCCGAAGCGTCGCGAGATCGGGCACGGCTTCCTCGCCGAGCGCGCCCTCGTGCCGGTGCTGCCGTCGCGCGAGGAGTTCCCCTACGCCATCCGTCAGGTGTCCGAGGCCCTCGGCTCCAACGGTTCGACGTCGATGGGTTCCGTCTGCGCCTCGACCCTGTCGCTCCTCAACGCCGGTGTGCCCCTCAAGGCCCCGGTCGCGGGCATCGCGATGGGCCTCGTCTCCGACACCGTCGACGGCCAGACCCGCTACGCGGCGCTGACCGACATCCTCGGTGCCGAAGACGCGCTCGGCGACATGGACTTCAAGGTCGCCGGCACCTCGGACTTCGTCACGGCCATCCAGCTGGACACGAAGCTCGACGGCATCCCGTCGTCGGTCCTCGACGCCGCGCTCAAGCAGGCCAAGGAGGCTCGCTCGGCCATCCTCGGTGTGCTGAACGAGGCGATCGACGCCCCCGACGAGATGGCGGACACCGCTCCTCGTGTCATCTCGGTGCAGATCCCCGTCGACAAGATCGGCGAGCTGATCGGCCCGAAGGGCAAGACGATCAACGGCATCCAGGACGAGACCGGCGCCGACATCTCGATCGAGGACGACGGCACCGTGTACATCGGCGCCGTCGACGGTCCGTCGGCCGAGGCCGCTCGCGCCCAGGTCAACGCGATCGCGAACCCGACGAACCCGGAGATCGGGGACCAGTTCCTCGGCACGGTCGTCAAGATCGCCACGTTCGGTGCGTTCGTGTCGCTGCTCCCGGGCCGCGACGGTCTGCTCCACGTCTCCGAGGTGCGCAAGCTCGCCGGTGGCAAGCGTGTGGAGAACGTCGAGGACGTCCTCGGCGTCGGCCAGAAGATCCTGGTCGAGGTCACCAAGGTGGACGACCGCGGCAAGCTGTCGCTCGCACCGGTCGTCGCCGACGAGGTGGACACCGAGGGCCGCAAGGGACACGAGTCCCATGCCGAGGCCCCGGCCGAGGGCTGA
- a CDS encoding FAD:protein FMN transferase, whose translation MTVRAAAEWDLWTTTARVVLDHRDRRHLAAARACVVEVTAAVDAACSRFRSDSELVARAADLVRGAEVSPLLAALVHHALDAARASDGDVDPTLGARMASLGYDAAFADAAPVPTPEAVARTLDGRPAWQRVLLSGTFLRVPEGVTLDLGATAKAAAADMAAASITARLGIGALVSLGGDVATAGPDPSGGWQVRVQDLDDDPADQVRIASGWSVATSSTRKRRWEQDGHARHHILDPRWGLPAEPVWRSVTVVAPSCVTANTMTTAAVVRGHGATEMLRRSGRAARLVAADGTVVRIGGWPADDG comes from the coding sequence GTGACCGTGCGTGCCGCAGCCGAGTGGGACCTCTGGACCACCACCGCCCGTGTCGTCCTCGACCACCGTGACCGCCGCCACCTCGCCGCCGCACGGGCGTGCGTCGTCGAGGTCACCGCCGCCGTCGACGCGGCGTGCAGCCGCTTCCGCAGCGACTCCGAGCTCGTCGCCCGCGCAGCCGACCTGGTGCGCGGCGCCGAGGTCTCCCCGCTCCTCGCCGCACTCGTGCACCACGCGCTCGACGCCGCACGCGCCTCCGACGGCGACGTCGACCCGACCCTCGGCGCCCGCATGGCGTCGCTGGGCTACGACGCCGCGTTCGCCGACGCCGCACCCGTGCCGACGCCCGAGGCCGTGGCCCGAACGCTCGACGGCCGCCCGGCGTGGCAGCGGGTCCTGCTGTCCGGCACCTTCCTGCGCGTGCCCGAGGGCGTCACGCTCGACCTCGGTGCCACCGCCAAGGCCGCCGCTGCCGACATGGCCGCGGCGAGCATCACCGCCCGCCTCGGCATCGGCGCGCTCGTCTCGCTCGGCGGGGACGTGGCGACGGCCGGGCCCGACCCGTCCGGCGGCTGGCAGGTCCGGGTGCAGGACCTCGACGACGACCCCGCCGACCAGGTGCGGATCGCCTCCGGCTGGTCCGTCGCGACCTCGAGCACCCGGAAGCGGCGGTGGGAGCAGGACGGCCACGCCCGGCACCACATCCTCGACCCGCGGTGGGGGCTGCCGGCCGAGCCGGTCTGGCGCTCGGTGACCGTCGTCGCGCCGTCGTGCGTCACGGCGAACACGATGACGACCGCCGCGGTCGTCCGCGGACACGGTGCCACCGAGATGCTCCGGCGGAGCGGCCGCGCGGCACGCCTGGTCGCTGCGGACGGCACCGTCGTCCGGATCGGGGGCTGGCCCGCCGACGACGGCTGA